The genomic region GTATTTAATATAGGATTCGATCTGCCTGCTTATCTTATTATCCGCTATCATAAGCTGCCACCTCCCGGCCATATACCGGCAGCTTGTAACAGCCCTTCTGTATCAATTTTTGTATAGACGGCAGTGCTGTCCAGTGATTGATGACCGAGGATATCAGCTACCATTTTCAATGAGGCGCCTTTTTTATATATTTTGCTGGCAACCGTTCTGCGTAATATATGTGTGCCTGTGATGGATTCGCTGATTCCCGCTCTTTTATATGCACGGCGCATGGCATTCCTTATCTGACTCCTTCCCATGGGATCACCCATGGCATGAGAAAAGCGCACAAAAAGAACCCGGCTTTTACATGCGGGTCGGGAATTCTGTAGATAGTTAATAATGGCTTCTCCAAAGGCAGGGGAAATTGGCAGTCTTCTGTCGGTATGAGTCTTAGTGTTTTTAATGTTAATAATGCCGTTTTCCCAATCGAAATCATCTAAAGACAGTCCGGCAACTTCTGCACACCGAAGCCCAAGTTCTGTAAAGCACAGGGCAATTGCATAATCGCGTATTCCTGATGTTCGATTTTTGTCAAACGAACTAAGTAGTGATTCAAATTCTTCATCGCTTATTACAGTGGGAACGGAATTTAACTTCCACACCGCTGGCGATAGAGGAATCTTAAAAATAGATTCATCAACATTTACACGAGTAAACCGAAGGTATTGGAAGAAATTACGAATGGATGTGGCTATTCTCCCTTTAGTACTAGGCTTTAAATAAGCTGCTTCTCCGGTA from Phosphitispora fastidiosa harbors:
- a CDS encoding site-specific integrase, translated to MPYVFVPLPVRQKLNEFRTFLLEHEYHESTILSYHTYVSRFLRSGYFNEKNANITDQITEFLKNEASMAPKTFKDCRAALYAFHKSLMGVAYPKTVKDAGNAEIEDLLVGFQDFQRRVKHLADTSISSETVNIRRFLGFIYQQSKNFDVSNICAIDIRNYFTGEAAYLKPSTKGRIATSIRNFFQYLRFTRVNVDESIFKIPLSPAVWKLNSVPTVISDEEFESLLSSFDKNRTSGIRDYAIALCFTELGLRCAEVAGLSLDDFDWENGIINIKNTKTHTDRRLPISPAFGEAIINYLQNSRPACKSRVLFVRFSHAMGDPMGRSQIRNAMRRAYKRAGISESITGTHILRRTVASKIYKKGASLKMVADILGHQSLDSTAVYTKIDTEGLLQAAGIWPGGGSL